One Camelina sativa cultivar DH55 chromosome 3, Cs, whole genome shotgun sequence genomic window carries:
- the LOC104776217 gene encoding cyclin-dependent kinase B2-2-like, whose protein sequence is MENNNNGGGGVKPAVSAMEAFEKLEKVGEGTYGKVYRAREKATGMIVALKKTRLHEDEEGVPPTTLREISILRMLARDPHIVRLMDVKQGINKEGKTVLYLVFEYVDTDLKKFIRSFRQAGQNIPQNTVKSLMYQLCKGMAFCHGHGVLHRDLKPHNLLMDRNTMTLKIADLGLARAFTLPMKKYTHEILTLWYRSPEVLLGATHYSTAVDMWSVGCIFAELVTKQAIFAGDSELQQLLRIFRLLGTPNEEVWPGVSTLKDWHEYPQWKPLSLSTAVPNLDEAGLDLLSKMLEYEPAKRISAKKAMEHPYFDDLPDKSSL, encoded by the exons atggagaacaacaacaatggaggaggaggagtgaaACCTGCAGTTTCAGCGATGGAAGCATTCGAGAAGCTAGAGAAAGTAGGCGAAGGTACTTACGGGAAAGTGTACAGAGCGAGAGAGAAAGCAACAGGGATGATCGTTGCTTTGAAGAAGACCCGTCTCCATGAGGATGAAGAAGGCGTTCCTCCCACTACTCTTCGCGAGATCTCTATCTTGCGCATGCTCGCTCGTGATCCCCACATCGTCAG GTTGATGGATGTTAAGCAAGGAATAAACAAAGAAGGGAAAACTGTACTCTACCTTGTTTTCGAGTATGTTGACACTGATCTCAAGAAATTCATCAGAAGCTTTCGTCAAGCTGGACAGAACATTCCTCAGAACACTGTCAAG AGCTTGATGTACCAGTTATGCAAAGGCATGGCTTTTTGCCATGGTCATGGAGTGTTGCACAG GGATCTTAAGCCTCACAATCTATTGATGGACCGAAACACAATGACCCTTAAAATAGCTGATCTTGGATTAGCCAGAGCCTTCACTCTCCCAATGAAAAAATATACACATGAG ATTCTAACTCTATGGTACAGATCTCCGGAAGTCCTTCTTGGAGCAACCCATTACTCAACTGCAGTAGATATGTGGTCTGTTGGCTGCATTTTTG CTGAACTCGTGACCAAGCAAGCAATCTTTGCTGGAGACTCTGAGCTCCAACAGCTCCTCCGTATTTTCAG GTTGCTGGGAACACCAAACGAAGAAGTGTGGCCTGGAGTGAGCACACTCAAGGATTGGCATGAATACCCACAATGGAAACCGTTGAGTCTCTCCACAGCTGTTCCAAACCTCGATGAAGCCGGACTTGATCTCTTATCT AAAATGCTGGAGTACGAGCCAGCAAAACGAATCTCAGCTAAGAAGGCTATGGAGCATCCTTACTTCGATGATCTACCTGACAAGTCTTCTCTCTGA
- the LOC104776218 gene encoding pyrophosphate--fructose 6-phosphate 1-phosphotransferase subunit alpha 1: protein MDSDFGIPRELSPLQQLRSQYKPEIPPCLQGTTVRVELGDGTTVAEAADSHTMARAFPHTLGQPLAHFLRETAQVTDAHIITELPSVRVGIVFCGRQAPGGHNVIWGLFEALKVHNSNSTLLGFLGGSEGLFAQKTLEITDDILQTYKNQGGYDLLGRTKDQIKTTEQVNATLKACTDLKLDGLVIIGGVTSNTDAAHLAEFFVEAKCSTKVVGVPVTTNGDLKNQFVETNVGFDTICKVNSQLISNACTDALSAEKYYYFIRLMGRKHSHVALECTLQSHPNMVILGEEVAASKLTIFDIAKQICDAVQARAVEDKNHGVILIPEGIIESIPEVYALLKEIHGLLRQGVAADKISTQLSPWSSALFEFLPPFIKKQLLLHPESDDSAQLSQIETEKLLAYLVETEMNKRLKEGTYKGKKFNAICHFFGYQARGSLPSKFDCDYAYVLGHICYHVLAAGLNGYMATVTNLKSPVNKWKCGAAPITAMMTVKHWSQNASSTLTSIGRPAIHPAMVDLKGKAYDLLRQNAQKFLMEDLYRNPGPLQYDGPGADAKAVSLCVEDQDYMGRIKKLQEYLDQVRKIVKPGCSQDVLKAALSVMASVTDVLTTISSTGGQ from the exons ATGGATTCAGATTTTGGAATCCCCAGAGAACTCTCCCCTCTTCAGCAACTCCGATCTCAGTACAAACCCGAGATACCTCCTTGTCTCCAG GGGACTACTGTCCGCGTCGAGCTTGGTGATGGAACCACTGTTGCAGAGGCTGCTGATTCCCACACCATGGCTCGTGCTTTCCCGCATACCTTAGGCCAGCCTTTGGCTCACTTCCTCAGGGAAACTGCTCAAGTCACTGATGCTCACATCATTACCGAGCTTCCATCTGTTAG AGTTGGAATTGTGTTTTGTGGAAGGCAAGCTCCAGGTGGACACAATGTGATCTGGGGTCTTTTCGAGGCTCTCAAAGTGCACAACTCAAATAGCACTTTGCTTGGTTTTTTGG GTGGTTCCGAAGGTCTATTTGCACAAAAGACTCTGGAGATCACAGATGATATACTCCAGACTTACAAAAACCAAG GTGGTTATGACTTGCTCGGGAGAACCAAGGATCAGATCAAAACAACTGAGCAGGTTAACGCTACACTCAAAGCTTGCACAGATTTGAAGTTAGATGGCCTTGTTATCATTGGAG GGGTAACATCAAACACAGATGCAGCTCATCTTGCTGAATTTTTCGTTGAAGCGAAATGCTCAACTAAg GTTGTTGGTGTTCCAGTTACTACAAATGGAGATCTCAAGAATCAGTTTGTGGAGACAAACGTAGGTTTTGACACCATATGCAAG GTGAATTCACAGCTCATTAGCAATGCCTGCACTGATGCTCTCTCTGCAGAGAAG TATTATTATTTCATCCGTCTCATGGGTCGGAAGCACTCTCATGTTGCCCTTGAATGTACACTTCAGTCTCATCCAAACAtg GTGATATTGGGTGAGGAGGTTGCAGCATCGAAGCTCACAATTTTTGACATTGCGAAACAGATCTGTGATGCTGTTCAAGCAAGAGCAGTAGAAG ACAAGAACCATGGAGTCATCCTCATTCCCGAAGGGATCATAGAGAGTATTCCTGAAGTCTACGCTTTGTTAAAG GAAATTCACGGGCTCCTTAGGCAGGGTGTAGCTGCTGATAAGATATCTACTCAGCTTTCACCTTGGTCATCTGCTTTGTTTGAATTTCTTCCTCCATTCATCAAGAAACAG CTACTTCTCCATCCTGAGTCTGATGATTCTGCTCAGCTATCCCAG ATTGAGACGGAGAAACTTCTTGCGTATCTCGTGGAGACTGAAATGAACAAGCGCTTG AAAGAAGGCACATACAAGGGGAAGAAGTTCAATGCCATATGTCACTTTTTTGGTTACCAAGCTCGTGGATCTCTTCCATCGAAATTCGATTGTGATTATGCCTAC GTTCTTGGACATATATGTTACCACGTCCTTGCAGCTGGTCTGAATGGTTACATGGCAACTGTAACCAACCTGAAAAGTCCTGTAAACAAGTGGAAATGTGGTGCTGCACCTATTACA GCGATGATGACGGTGAAGCATTGGTCCCAAAATGCTAGTTCTACTTTAACTTCAATCGGTAGACCTGCAATTCATCCAGCTATGGTGGATTTGAAAGGCAAAGCATACGA tcTCTTGAGACAGAATGCACAAAAGTTCTTGATGGAAGATCTGTACAGAAACCCAGGACCGCTTCAGTACGATGGTCCTGGTGCGGACGCTAAAGCAGTAAGTCTCTGTGTTGAAGATCAAGATTACATGGGCCGTATCAAGAAGCTGCAGGAATATCTAGACcag GTGAGGAAGATAGTGAAACCAGGATGTTCTCAAGACGTATTGAAGGCAGCACTGAGTGTGATGGCTTCGGTGACTGATGTTCTTACTACTATTTCTTCAACTGGTGGTCAATAG
- the LOC104776220 gene encoding DExH-box ATP-dependent RNA helicase DExH12 — protein MANLGGGAEAHARFKQYEYRANSSLVLTTDNRPRDTHEPTGEPETLYGRIDPRTFGDRVARGRPQELEDKLKKSKKKERDVVDDTANVRQSKRRRLREESVLTDTDDAVYQPKTKETRAAYEAMLSLIQQQLGGQPLNIVSGAADEILAVLKNETFKNPEKKMEIEKLLNKIKDNEFDQLVSIGKLITDFQEGGDSGGGKANDDEGLDDDLGVAVEFEENEEDDEDSDPDMVQEEDDEEDEEPTRTGGMQVGAGLNDDDAGDANEGTNLNVQDIDAYWLQRKISQAYEQQIDPQQCQVLAEELLKILAEGDDRDVENKLLVHLQFDKFSLVKFLLRNRLKVVWCTRLARAEDQEERNRIEEEMRGLGPELTAIVEQLHATRATAKEREENLQKSINEEARRLRDETGGDGGRGRRDVADRDLESGWVKGQRQMLDLESLAFDQGGLLMANKKCDLPPGSYRSHGKGYDEVHVPWVSKKVDINEKLVKITEMPGWAQPAFKGMKQLNRVQSKVYETALFTAENILLCAPTGAGKTNVAMLTILQQLEMNRNEDGTYNHGDYKIVYVAPMKALVAEVVGNLSNRLKDYGVTVRELSGDQSLTGKEIEETQIIVTTPEKWDIITRKSGDRTYTQLVRLLIIDEIHLLHDNRGPVLESIVARTLRQIETTKENIRLVGLSATLPNYEDVALFLRVDLKKGLFKFDRSYRPVPLHQQYIGISVKKPLQRFQLMNDLCYQKVVAGAGKHQVLIFVHSRKETAKTARAIRDTAVANDTVSRFLKEDSVSREVLQSQVEIVKNNELKDILPYGFAIHHAGLTRSDREIVEDLFAQGHVQVLVSTATLAWGVNLPAHTVIIKGTQVYNPEKGAWMELSPLDVMQMLGRAGRPQYDQHGEGIIITGYSELQYYLSLMNEQLPIESQFISKLADQLNAEIVLGTVQNAREACHWLGYTYLYIRMVRNPTLYGLAPDALAKDVVLEERRADLIHSAATILDKNNLVKYDRKSGYFQVTDLGRIASYYYITHGTIATYNEHLKPTMGDIDLYRLFSLSEEFKYVTVRQDEKMELAKLLDRVPIPIKETLEEPSAKINVLLQAYISQLKLEGLSLTSDMVYITQSAGRLVRALYEIVLKRGWAQLAEKALNLSKMVGKRMWSVQTPLRQFHGIPNDILMKLEKKDLVWERYYDLSAQELGELIRSPKMGRPLHRFIHQFPKLTLSAHVQPITRTVLKVELTVTPDFLWDEKIHKYVEPFWIIVEDNDGEKILHHEYFILKKQYVDEDHTLSFTVPIFEPLPPQYFVRVVSDKWLGSQTVLPVSFRHLILPEKYPPPTELLDLQPLPVTALRNPNYERLYQDFKHFNPVQTQVFTVLYNTNDNVLVAAPTGSGKTICAEFAILRNHQEGPATMRVVYIAPLEAIAKEQFRIWEKKFGKGLGLRVVELTGETALDLKLLEKGQIIVSTPEKWDALSRRWKQRKFVQQVSLFIVDELHLIGGLGGPVLEVIVSRMRYISSQVNNKIRIVALSTSLANAKDLGEWIGASSHGLFNFPPGVRPVPLEIHIQGVDISSFEARMQAMTKPTYTAIVQHAKNKKPAIVFVPTRKHVRLTAVDLMAYSHMDNPQSPDFLLGNLEELDPFVSQIREETLKETLRHGIGYLHEGLSSLDQEIVTQLFEAGRIQACVMSSSLCWGTPLSAHLVVVMGTQYYDGRENSHSDYPVHDLLQMMGRASRPLLDNAGKCVIFCHAPQKEYYKKFLYEAFPVESNLQHFLHDNFNAEVVAGVIENKQDAVDYLTWTFMYRRLPQNPNYYNLQGVSHRHLSDHLSELVENTLSNLEASKCIEIEDEMELSPLNLGMIASYYYISYTTIERFSSLLSSKTKMKGLLEILTSASEYDMIPIRPGEEETVRRLINHQRFSFENPKCTDPHVKANALLQAHFSRQNIGGNLAMDQRDVLLSATRLLQAMVDVISSNGWLNLALLAMEVSQMVTQGMWERDSMLLQLPYFTKDLAKRCQENPGRNIETVFDLVEMEDEERQELLNMSDVQLLDIARFCNRFPNIDLTYEVVDSEEVTPGKEVTLQVMVERDMEGRTEVGAVDSLRYPKTKEEGWWLVVGDTKTNQLLAIKRVSLQRKAKVKLDFTVPTEPGEKSYTLYFMCDSYLGCDQEYSFSVDVKGAGAGDHMEE, from the exons ATGGCGAACTTGGGAGGCGGTGCGGAAGCACATGCCAGGTTCAAGCAGTACGAGTACAGAGCCAACTCTAGTCTGGTGTTAACCACTGATAATCGTCCTCGGGATACACATGAGCCTACAGGAGAACCGGAAACTCTGTATGGGAGAATTGATCCGAGGACTTTTGGTGACCGTGTTGCTAGGGGAAGGCCTCAGGAGCTGGAGGATAAGCTTAAGAAGTCTAAGAAGAAGGAACGCGATGTTGTAGATGATACTGCTAATGTTCGGCAGAGTAAGAGGCGTCGTCTTAGGGAAGAGAGCGTGCTTACTGATACTGATGATGCGGTTTATCAGCCCAAGACTAAGGAGACGAGGGCTGCGTATGAGGCCATGCTTAGTCTTATTCAGCAGCAGTTGGGTGGGCAACCTCTTAATATTGTTAGTGGTGCTGCGGATGAGATTTTGGCCGTCCTCAAGAACGAAACATTCAAAAACCCTGAGAAAAAGATGGAGATCGAGAAGTTgctcaacaaaattaaagacaatGAGTTTGATCAGCTTGTTAGCATTGGAAAGTTGATCACTGATTTTCAAGAGGGTGGTGATTCTGGTGGTGGTAAAGCGAATGACGATGAGGGGCTTGATGATGATTTGGGCGTCGCTGTTGAATTtgaggagaatgaagaagatgatgaggatagTGATCCTGATATGGTtcaagaggaagatgatgaggaggatgaagagCCTACCAGAACTGGAGGTATGCAGGTTGGTGCAGGATTAAATGACGATGATGCAGGAGATGCAAATGAGGGCACAAATCTTAATGTTCAAGACATAGATGCATATTGGCTCCAGAGAAAGATATCTCAAGCATATGAACAGCAGATTGATCCACAACAATGCCAAGTACTCGCAGAAGAGCTTCTTAAGATACTCGCTGAAGGAGATGATAGGGATGTTGAGAACAAGCTGCTTGTGCACCTTCAGTTTGACAAGTTTAGCCTTGTTAAATTTCTGCTGCGGAACCGTCTTAAAGTTGTGTGGTGCACTCGGTTGGCTAGGGCAGAAGACCAGGAAGAGAGGAATCGAATTGAGGAGGAGATGAGGGGGTTGGGCCCAGAGTTGACAGCAATTGTGGAGCAGCTGCATGCAACAAGAGCAACAGCGAAAGAGAGGGAGGAGAATCTGCAAAAAAGTATTAACGAAGAAGCTCGACGTTTGAGGGATGAAACTGGTGGAGATGGAGGCAGAGGCAGGAGAGATGTTGCTGATAGAGATTTAGAGAGTGGCTGGGTGAAGGGTCAGCGTCAGATGCTGGACTTGGAGAGTTTGGCTTTTGACCAAGGTGGTCTCCTGATGGCGAATAAGAAGTGTGACCTTCCTCCTGGCTCTTACAGAAGTCATGGCAAAGGATATGATGAAGTCCATGTGCCATGGGTTTCTAAAAAGGTGGATATCAATGAGAAGCTTGTGAAGATTACCGAAATGCCTGGCTGGGCCCAACCTGCTTTCAAGGGAATGAAACAGTTGAACAGGGTTCAAAGCAAAGTGTATGAGACTGCACTTTTTACGGCAGAGAACATTCTTCTTTGTGCTCCGACTGGTGCGGGGAAGACCAATGTTGCTATGCTTACGATACTTCAGCAACTTGAAATGAATAGGAATGAAGATGGAACTTATAACCATGGAGATTACAAAATTGTCTATGTTGCACCCATGAAAGCCCTTGTTGCTGAAGTTGTAGGTAATTTGTCTAATCGTCTGAAGGATTATGGAGTTACTGTGAGAGAACTCAGTGGGGATCAGTCCCTAACCGGGAAAGAAATTGAAGAGACTCAGATAATTGTTACAACACCAGAGAAGTGGGATATCATCACTAGGAAGTCTGGAGATCGAACTTATACTCAGCTTGTGAGACTTCTTATAATCGATGAAATTCATCTCCTTCATGATAATCGAGGTCCTGTGCTTGAAAGCATTGTTGCTAGGACTCTTAGGCAAATTGAAACCACGAAAGAGAATATTCGTCTGGTGGGTTTATCTGCTACACTGCCAAATTATGAAGACGTGGCCTTATTTTTGCGGGTTGATCTGAAGAAAGGTTTGTTTAAATTTGACCGCAGCTACAGACCCGTGCCTCTCCATCAGCAGTATATTGGAATCAGTGTGAAGAAACCGTTGCAGCGGTTCCAACTGATGAATGATCTATGTTATCAGAAAGTAGTGGCTGGTGCTGGAAAGCACCAGGTCCTTATTTTTGTTCATTCGAGGAAGGAAACAGCAAAAACTGCAAGAGCAATACGGGACACGGCAGTGGCGAACGATACCGTCAGCAGATTCTTGAAAGAAGATAGTGTAAGTCGTGAAGTTCTTCAGAGTCAGGTTGAGATTGTTAAGAATAATGAGCTGAAAGATATTCTGCCATACGGTTTTGCAATTCATCACGCTGGGTTAACAAGGAGTGATCGTGAGATTGTTGAAGATCTTTTTGCTCAGGGGCATGTGCAAGTCCTGGTTTCCACAGCAACTCTCGCATGGGGTGTGAATTTGCCTGCACATACAGTTATTATAAAAGGAACCCAAGTGTATAATCCTGAGAAAGGGGCGTGGATGGAGCTGAGTCCTCTAGATGTTATGCAGATGCTTGGCCGTGCTGGAAGACCTCAGTATGATCAACATGGGGAGGGTATAATTATCACCGGCTACAGCGAGCTGCAATATTATCTTTCTTTGATGAATGAGCAACTACCTATTGAGAGCCAGTTTATTTCTAAACTTGCTGATCAGCTTAATGCTGAAATTGTGCTTGGAACCGTTCAAAATGCTAGAGAGGCTTGCCATTGGCTTGGTTATACGTATTTATATATCCGTATGGTTCGTAATCCAACGCTGTATGGCTTAGCGCCTGATGCCCTTGCAAAAGACGTAGTGTTGGAGGAAAGAAGAGCTGACCTG ATACATTCGGCTGCTACTATCTTGGACAAAAACAACTTGGTTAAGTATGACAGGAAAAGTGGGTACTTCCAAGTTACAGATTTGGGACGCATTGCTAGCTACTATTACATAACCCATGGGACAATAGCTACGTACAATGAGCATTTGAAGCCAACAATGGGTGATATAGATCTCTATCGTCTGTTCTCACTGAGTGAGGAGTTCAAGTATGTTACTGTTCGGCAAGATGAGAAGATGGAACTGGCGAAACTTTTGGATCGTGTCCCTATTCCGATCAAGGAAACTTTGGAGGAGCCCAGTGCAAAGATAAATGTATTGCTGCAGGCATATATTTCACAGCTAAAGCTTGAGGGTCTTTCTTTGACATCTGACATGGTCTACATTACTCAG AGTGCTGGACGTCTTGTGCGAGCTCTCTACGAAATTGTATTGAAGAGGGGATGGGCTCAACTGGCAGAGAAGGCTCTGAACTTGTCTAAAATGGTTGGGAAGAGGATGTGGAGTGTCCAGACACCCCTTCGTCAGTTTCATGGAATTCCTAATGATATTTTGATGAAGTTGGAGAAGAAGGATTTGGTGTGGGAGAGATACTATGATCTATCCGCACAGGAGCTAGGAGAGCTTATTCGTAGTCCTAAGATGGGCAGGCCGCTTCACAGGTTCATCCACCAGTTCCCAAAACTGACTCTTTCTGCACATGTTCAGCCTATAACTCGCACTGTTCTGAAGGTGGAGCTCACAGTTACACCTGATTTCTTGTGGGACGagaaaattcataaatatgTTGAGCCGTTCTGGATAATTGTGGAAGACAATGATGGTGAAAAGATCCTTCATCACgagtattttattttgaagaagcAGTATGTTGATGAGGATCACACTTTGAGCTTCACTGTGCCAATCTTTGAACCACTACCACCTCAGTATTTTGTCCGAGTGGTTTCAGACAAGTGGCTTGGCTCGCAGACTGTGTTGCCTGTATCTTTCAGGCATCTTATTCTTCCAGAAAAGTATCCACCTCCGACGGAACTACTGGACTTGCAGCCCCTCCCAGTGACGGCGCTAAGGAATCCAAATTATGAGAGACTCTATCAGGATTTCAAGCATTTTAATCCAGTGCAGACCCAGGTCTTTACTGTTTTGTATAACACAAACGACAATGTGTTGGTTGCTGCTCCAACGGGAAGTGGTAAAACTATTTGTGCGGAGTTTGCTATTTTAAGGAATCATCAAGAAGGGCCTGCTACAATGCGTGTTGTTTATATTGCGCCGCTTGAGGCTATTGCCAAGGAGCAGTTTCGTATCTGGGAGAAGAAGTTTGGGAAGGGTCTTGGTTTACGGGTTGTTGAGCTAACTGGGGAGACTGCATTGGATCTTAAGCTGCTTGAGAAAGGTCAGATAATCGTAAGTACTCCTGAGAAATGGGATGCTCTTTCCCGCAGGTGGAAACAGAGAAAATTCGTTCAACAGGTTAGCCTTTTCATCGTCGATGAACTCCATCTAATTGGAGGTCTAGGTGGTCCAGTGTTGGAGGTAATCGTCTCCAGAATGAGATATATTTCAAGTCAGGTCAATAACAAGATCAGGATTGTTGCGTTATCCACTTCCCTTGCAAATGCGAAGGATCTTGGGGAGTGGATTGGGGCCAGTTCCCACGGCCTTTTCAACTTCCCTCCCGGAGTCCGTCCTGTCCCTCTGGAGATTCACATTCAGGGAGTGGATATATCTAGTTTTGAAGCCAGGATGCAGGCGATGACCAAGCCAACCTACACTGCCATAGTCCAGCACGCCAAGAACAAGAAGCCGGCTATTGTTTTCGTCCCAACCCGTAAACATGTCCGCTTGACTGCTGTGGATCTGATGGCTTATTCTCACATGGATAACCCGCAGAGTCCTGACTTTCTGTTAGGGAATCTGGAAGAACTGGACCCTTTTGTTAGCCAAATCCGCGAGGAAACACTGAAGGAGACACTGCGCCATGGTATTGGGTACTTGCATGAGGGTTTAAGCAGTCTGGATCAGGAGATTGTGACACAGCTCTTTGAAGCTGGACGGATACAGGCTTGTGTGATGAGCAGTTCATTGTGTTGGGGCACTCCATTATCTGCGCATTTGGTGGTCGTAATGGGGACACAGTATTACGATGGGAGGGAAAATTCACATTCTGATTATCCCGTCCATGATCTGCTTCAGATGATGGGGCGTGCTAGCCGACCTCTTCTTGACAATGCCGGGAAGTGTGTGATCTTTTGTCACGCACCGCAGAAGGAGTATTACAAGAAATTTTTGTATGAAGCCTTCCCTGTGGAAAGTAATCTCCAGCATTTCTTGCATGATAATTTCAACGCAGAAGTGGTTGCTGGGGTTATAGAAAACAAGCAAGATGCCGTGGATTATCTTACATGGACTTTCATGTACAGGAGGCTTCCCCAGAACCCGAACTACTACAATCTCCAAGGTGTTAGCCACAGGCATTTGTCTGATCACCTATCAGAGCTGGTTGAGAACACCTTGTCTAATCTTGAAGCCAGTAAATGCATTGAGATAGAGGATGAGATGGAACTCTCTCCTCTTAACCTTGGTATGATTGCATCCTATTATTACATCAGTTATACCACCATTGAGCGCTTCAGTTCTCTGTTGTCTTCTAAAACCAAGATGAAGGGCCTTCTTGAGATCTTGACCTCAGCTTCGGAGTATGACATGATCCCTATACGGCCTGGCGAAGAGGAGACTGTTCGGAGACTAATCAATCACCAGAGGTTCTCTTTTGAAAACCCAAAATGCACAGACCCTCATGTGAAGGCAAACGCGCTTCTCCAGGCGCATTTCTCAAGGCAAAACATTGGCGGGAACTTGGCAATGGATCAGCGTGATGTCCTTTTATCTGCAACTAGACTTCTTCAAGCTATGGTTGATGTGATATCAAGCAATGGCTGGCTGAATCTTGCTCTGTTAGCTATGGAAGTAAGCCAGATGGTGACTCAAGGCATGTGGGAGCGGGACTCCATGCTTCTGCAGCTCCCCTACTTTACAAAGGACTTGGCCAAGAGGTGCCAGGAGAACCCGGGGAGAAACATTGAAACCGTATTTGATCTTGTGGAGATGGAGGACGAAGAACGCCAAGAGCTTCTCAATATGTCAGACGTGCAGCTTCTAGACATTGCCAGATTCTGCAACCGCTTCCCAAACATCGACCTTACTTACGAGGTTGTTGACAGTGAAGAGGTGACCCCAGGGAAAGAGGTTACATTGCAAGTGATGGTTGAGAGAGACATGGAGGGGAGGACAGAAGTGGGAGCTGTGGATTCACTCAGGTATCCCAAGACCAAAGAAGAAGGATGGTGGCTGGTCGTGGGAGACACCAAGACGAATCAGTTGCTGGCAATCAAGCGTGTCTCATTGCAACGGAAAGCGAAGGTGAAGCTGGATTTCACGGTACCGACAGAACCAGGAGAGAAGTCATACACACTATACTTCATGTGCGACTCTTACTTGGGCTGTGACCAAGAGTACTCTTTCTCTGTTGATGTCAAAGGAGCTGGCGCTGGAGATCACATGGAAGAATGA